The following are encoded in a window of Apis mellifera strain DH4 linkage group LG10, Amel_HAv3.1, whole genome shotgun sequence genomic DNA:
- the LOC725983 gene encoding putative ATP-dependent RNA helicase DHX57 isoform X2, giving the protein MERGNLIIKGIVDYSSKNNKPKTEEQISRQFATSKLKSYGFHHSHCMEALIHTEGDVGKALEVLFYKYYELENIVKNKIPDDIETIELLEKRNEEREALESIYGNMFTEKIKNQIWIVQVKLDYLVRNDEIEEEIERIKQKQEKEKEKEICRLFIHKKCRFGNKCRFLHQQPQIIKMPEREDPYFTLEIRFPEDCKYPYEPPYFYFYKNDGIFPSINCLRIGKRLYDEALLISADGTPSIFSIISLLENEYDIKKYLEENKKQFIDQNELLFQKQPENEDETNIATHYELGSIHRKNRNNISWEEILKEDNLIEKNFKEKQTNSRYKKMKEIRETLPAWTKIDEILELIHKNQVTIISGETGCGKSTQVPQFLLDDWICNRSKSKEHVNIICTQPRRISAIGVAERVATERNECIGDIVGYQIRLESKISNRTRLTFCTTGILLQRFSMNPELTDVTHIIVDEVHERSAESDFLLMLLKELLHKRSNLKIILMSATLKSEIFSSYFKGAPVLCIPGKTFPVERIFLEDIFEKTNYVLEENSKFTRKIKGDWMQLQIDLETAQIEGLSAPIPKESIEDENLSLMQLVSRYQAYNKQTHKNLYVMDYDKINFELIETILEWITFGEHNYPKTGSILIFLPGFAEIIALKDRLNDNKFLSPKTGKFIIIPLHSSLSNEEQNLVFKKSKNVRKIVLSTNIAETSITIDDCVFVIDSGKMKETRFNSNQNMESLETCWVSRANALQRKGRAGRVMSGICFHLYTSYKFKYHFTAQPVPEILRIPLEPLLLRIQLLHIGKKIDLHKILSKMLEPPTEENINSAIKRLQDVGAFNSECTLTPLGHHLATLPVNVRIGKLILFGTIFCCLDSALTIAACLSHKNPFTIPFEKRHEIDAKKEFFTANSDQLTILKAYKKWLEAYTRNSNAGQAFANENYLSMRTLCTLADIKYQLLELLVSIGFVPINLPKRQPNVDKIVEITGFELNINNDNYKLLQGLLCAALYPNVVKVFTPEKSFQIQSAGAVPIQPKPEELRFQTKNDGFVSIHPSSVNFHVGYFPSPYLVFQEKVKTSKIFIKEVSMVPILPLILFSDYELKIELHNGIFIVSLEDDWILFSVESHRVAQLLQRIRIELVELLEQKMKEPLLNLLNHQNGKKIIQTIVNVVTRE; this is encoded by the exons ATGGAAAggggaaatttaattatcaaaggaATAGTTgattattcttctaaaaataataaacctaAAACTGAAGAACAAATTAGTAGACAATTTGCAACATCTAAACTTAAAAGTTATGG cttTCATCATTCACATTGTATGGAAGCATTAATACATACAGAAGGTGATGTAGGAAAAGCTTtagaagtattattttataaatattatgaattggaaaatatagtaaaaaataagataccTGATGATATTGAAacaatagaattattagaaaaaagaaatgaagaaaggGAAGCACTTGAATCTATTTATGGGAACATGTttactgaaaaaataaaaaatcaaatttggaTTGTACAAGTTAAATTGGATTATTTAGTAAGAAATGATGAAATAGAAGAAGagattgaaagaattaaacaaaaacaagagaaagaaaaagaaaaagaaatttgcagattatttattcataaaaaatgtaGATTTGGAAATAAATGTAGATTTTTACATCAACAaccacaaataataaaaatgcctGAAAGAGAAGATCCATATTTTACTTTAGAAATAAGATTTCCTGaag atTGTAAATATCCTTATGAACcaccttatttttatttttataaaaatgatggtATATTTCCaagtataaattgtttaagaaTAGGAAAAAGATTATATGATGAAGCATTATTAATATCTGCAGATGGAACACcttctattttttcaataatatctcttttagaaaatgaatatgatataaaaaaatatttagaagaaaataaaaaacaatttatagatCAAAATGAATTACTATTTCAAAAACAACCAGAAAATGAAGATGAAACAAATATAGCTACACATTATGAATTAGGATCTATTcacagaaaaaatagaaataatattagttgggaagaaatattaaaagaagataatctaattgaaaaaaattttaaagaaaaacagacaaattcaagatataaaaaaatgaaagaaattagaGAAACGCTGCCAGCATGGAcaaaaatagatgaaattttagaactaatacataaaaatcaaGTTACTATAATTTCAGGTGAAACAGGATGTGGCAAAAGTACacaa gtaccacaatttttattagatgatTGGATTTGTAATAGGTCCAAATCTAAAGaacatgttaatataatatgtacacAACCTCGAAGAATAAGTGCAATAGGAGTAGCAGAAAGAGTTGCAACAGAAAGAAATGAATGTATAGGTGATATAGTAGGATATCAAATACGAttagaaagtaaaatttctaatagaaCTAGATTAACATTTTGTACAACTGGAATTTTATTGCAAAGATTTTCTATGAATCCAGAATTAACAGATGTTACACATATTATTGTAGATGAAGTCCATGAAAGAAGTGCAGAAAG tgatTTCTTATTGATGCTCTTAAAAGAGTTATTACATAAaagatcaaatttgaaaataatacttatgAGTGCAACACTTAAAAGTGAGATATTTTCCTCATATTTTAAAGGAGCTCCTGTTTTATGCATTCCAGGAAAAACATTTCCTGtagaacgaatttttttagaagatatttttgagaaaacaaattatgttcttgaagaaaattcgaaatttacacGAAAAATTAAAGGTGATTGGATGCAATTACAGATTGATTTAGAAACTGCACAGATTGAAGGGCTTTCTGCTCCTATACCTAAGGAATCTattgaagatgaaaatttatcactaATGCAACTTGTCAGTAGATATCAGGCTTACAATAAGCAaacacataaaaatttatatgttatggattatgataaaattaattttgaacttATTGAGACAATATTAGAATGGATTACTTTTGGTGAACATAATTATCCTAAAACAGGCTCCATTTTA ATATTTTTACCTGGATTTGCTGAAATTATTGCACTAAAAGATCGATTGAATGACAATAAATTTCTCTCACCAAAGActggaaaatttatcattataccATTACATTCATCTTTATCGAATGAAGAACAAAACTTAGTTtttaagaaaagtaaaaatgtcagaaaaattgtattaagcACAAATATAGCTGAAACTTCCATCACTATTGATGATTGTGTTTTTGTAATTGATAGTGGCAAAATGAAAGAAACtagatttaattcaaatcaaaacaTGGAAAGTTTAGAAACGTGTTGGGTATCACGTGCAAATGCATTACAAAGAAAAGGTCGTGCTGGACGTGTAATGTCTGGAATATGCTTTCATTTATATACTTCatacaa atttaaatatcatttcacaGCACAACCAGTACCTGAAATATTACGAATTCCTTTAGAaccattattattacgtatacAACTTTTACATATAGgaaaaaagattgatttacataaaattttga gTAAAATGCTAGAACCACCaacagaagaaaatattaatagtgcAATTAAACGTTTACAAGATGTTGGAGCATTTAATTCCGAATGTACATTAACACCATTAGGCCATCATCTTGCAACACTGCCTGTAAATGtacgaattggaaaattaatattatttggaaCAATTTTTTGTTGTCTTGATTCTGCACTCACCATTGCAGCTTGTTTATCTCATAAAAATCCATTTACTATTCCTTTTGAAAAAAGACACGAAATTGatgcaaaaaaagaattttttactgCTAATTCTGATCAATTAACCATTCTTAAAGCATATAAG AAATGGTTAGAAGCATATACACGCAACAGTAATGCAGGTCAAGCTTTTGCAAATGAAAACTATCTATCAATGCGTACACTATGTACTTTGgcagatataaaatatcagttattagaattattggtTTCAATTGGATTTGTTCCTATTAATTTGCCCAAACGACAGCCAAATGTTGATAAGATTGTAGAAATTACTGGATTTGaacttaatatcaataatgataattataaacttcTTCAAGGTTTACTTTGTGCAGCTCTATATCCTAATGTGGTAAAAGTTTTTACAccagaaaaatcttttcaaattcaatctgCTGGAGCAGTTCCAATACAACCAAAACCTGAGGAATTAAGGTTTCAAACTAAAAATGATGGTTTTGTCAGTATCCATCCATCTTCTGTCAACTTTCATGTTGGCTATTTTCCTAGTCCATATTTAgtatttcaagaaaaagttaaaacaagtaaaatatttattaaagaagtaTCAATGGTACCAATTTtaccattaattttattttctgattatgaattaaaaatagaattacataatggaatatttattgtatcattAGAAGATGATTGGATTTTATTTAGTGTTGAATCTCATagg GTGGCACAACTTTtacaaagaataagaatagaatTAGTCGAATTATTGGAACAAAAAATGAAGGAGcctcttttaaatcttttgaatcatcaaaatggaaaaaaaattattcaaacaattGTAAATGTAGTCAccagagaataa
- the LOC725948 gene encoding H/ACA ribonucleoprotein complex non-core subunit NAF1: MDSDEVIIEKVIENRNLHDELKKHILNTEKNNYVSNNENSLLKYKENIQININETSKFADNSKPNVINNIEIEQNYSEINNLISEENNSITSHINRNEVLINDPNKKQDHITFKKLKHEDNDIHIICEKNTVSLTQKNDKVSSLVSIALEYGNSDSETEYNSEEIKCENNESKSLKEIQVQTYRQNKEASSDEESESQDDSSSSDSSVIIQSNESDDSDDCLSKKSMKNNIKRQKNNEIKNELDDLPPIEDLKISVPEVLCDPLGEVAWMVEQLVVVKPKPGKPTLNLDTVLFVEKGQRALGKIFDVFGKVNEPHYCVRFNSSKHIKECDIKEGMTVYYCPNTEYTSLVFLHELLKIKGIDANADDPPEFSDDEEERAYYEQLKAKQVNANQSDIPSKRKRISKPNTGWQSNHPWNRNVQRQKKEFYTRTNRQFFFENQSQTLWPQAYQNNSESYGYGTYSMQPMQYINRNVGNANQNLYSSRNYYNEDNSTTYLNPRIPFTTCPRISPGYLTLQNHPNSFTNVRFQSTNIPWLSQIPQVPTRMKVPWVSLPPPPPPPPLPPPSSPPSTSSTNTI; the protein is encoded by the exons atggATTCGGATGAggttataatagaaaaagtgaTAGAAAATAGGAATTTACACGATGAATTGaagaaacatatattaaatactgaaaaaaataattatgtttcaaataatgaaaactctttattaaaatataaagaaaatattcaaatcaatattaatgagACAAGTAAATTTGCAGATAATTCTAAGccaaatgtaattaataatattgaaattgaacaaaattatagtgaaataaataatttaattagtgaagaaaataattcaattacttcacatattaatagaaatgaagTATTAATCAATGATCCTAATAAAAAACAGGatcatataacatttaaaaaattaaaacatgaaGATAATGATATTCATATCATATGTGAAAAGAATACAGTATCATTAACtcaaa aaaatgataaagtaTCTTCTCTTGTTAGTATTGCTTTAGAATATGGGAATTCTGATTCAGAAACAGAATATAAttctgaagaaataaaatgtgaaaataatgaaagtaaatctttaaaagaaatacaagTACAAACTTATAGACAAAATAAAGAAGCTTCATCGGATGAAGAAAGTGAAAGTCAAGATGATTCTAGTAGCAGTGATTCTTCTGTAATAATTCAATCAAATGAATCAGATGATAGTGATGATTGTTTGAGCAA gaaaagcatgaaaaataatataaaaagacaaaaaaataatgaaataaaaaatgaattagatGATTTACCTCCTATTGAAGACTTAAAAATTAGTGTACCTGAAGTATTATGTGATCCATTAGGAGaa gtTGCTTGGATGGTAGAACAGTTGGTAGTTGTAAAACCAAAACCTGGTAAACCAACATTAAACTTAGATACAgttttatttgttgaaaaaggACAAAGAGCATTaggtaaaatatttgatgTCTTTGGAAAAGTGAATGAACCACATTATTGTGTACGTTTTAATAGCTctaaacatataaaagaatGTGACATTAAAGAAGGAATGACTGTTTATTATTGTCCAAATACAGAATATACTTCCTTGGTATTTCTTCATGAATTATTGAA aaTTAAAGGTATTGATGCAAATGCAGATGATCCCCCAGAATTTTCAGATGATGAGGAAGAACGAGCTTATTATGAACAATTAAAAGCAAAACAAGTAAATGCTAATCAATCGGATATTCCATCTAAACGAAAACGTATTTCAA aACCTAATACTGGTTGGCAATCAAATCATCCATGGAATAGAAATGTACAAaggcaaaaaaaagaattttatacacGAACAaatagacaatttttttttgaaaatcagtCTCAAACTTTATGGCCACAAgcttatcaaaataatagtgAATCATATGGATATGGAACATATTCAATGCAACctatgcaatatataaatcGTAATGTTGGCAAtgctaatcaaaatttatatagttcacgtaattattataatgaagatAATAGTACAACATATTTAAATCCTAGAATTCCTTTTACTACATGTCCAAGAATTTCTCCAGGATACTTAACATTACAAAATCATCCAAATTCTTTTACAAATGTAAGATTCCAATCAACAAATATACCCTGGTTATCACAAATTCCACAAGTTCCTACTCGTATGAAAGTGCCATGGGTATCtttaccaccaccaccaccaccacctcctcttcctcctccttcttctccaccAAGTACATCATCCACaaatactatttaa
- the LOC725983 gene encoding putative ATP-dependent RNA helicase DHX57 isoform X1 translates to MNHTDIELMNDVILEERHVKRNNTNVSAKNKNKNNNPHISSKLKVELQTLRISEESEQQLYNTLKHIYGSSFKLSDASEFENKRSNLGKQYWMERGNLIIKGIVDYSSKNNKPKTEEQISRQFATSKLKSYGFHHSHCMEALIHTEGDVGKALEVLFYKYYELENIVKNKIPDDIETIELLEKRNEEREALESIYGNMFTEKIKNQIWIVQVKLDYLVRNDEIEEEIERIKQKQEKEKEKEICRLFIHKKCRFGNKCRFLHQQPQIIKMPEREDPYFTLEIRFPEDCKYPYEPPYFYFYKNDGIFPSINCLRIGKRLYDEALLISADGTPSIFSIISLLENEYDIKKYLEENKKQFIDQNELLFQKQPENEDETNIATHYELGSIHRKNRNNISWEEILKEDNLIEKNFKEKQTNSRYKKMKEIRETLPAWTKIDEILELIHKNQVTIISGETGCGKSTQVPQFLLDDWICNRSKSKEHVNIICTQPRRISAIGVAERVATERNECIGDIVGYQIRLESKISNRTRLTFCTTGILLQRFSMNPELTDVTHIIVDEVHERSAESDFLLMLLKELLHKRSNLKIILMSATLKSEIFSSYFKGAPVLCIPGKTFPVERIFLEDIFEKTNYVLEENSKFTRKIKGDWMQLQIDLETAQIEGLSAPIPKESIEDENLSLMQLVSRYQAYNKQTHKNLYVMDYDKINFELIETILEWITFGEHNYPKTGSILIFLPGFAEIIALKDRLNDNKFLSPKTGKFIIIPLHSSLSNEEQNLVFKKSKNVRKIVLSTNIAETSITIDDCVFVIDSGKMKETRFNSNQNMESLETCWVSRANALQRKGRAGRVMSGICFHLYTSYKFKYHFTAQPVPEILRIPLEPLLLRIQLLHIGKKIDLHKILSKMLEPPTEENINSAIKRLQDVGAFNSECTLTPLGHHLATLPVNVRIGKLILFGTIFCCLDSALTIAACLSHKNPFTIPFEKRHEIDAKKEFFTANSDQLTILKAYKKWLEAYTRNSNAGQAFANENYLSMRTLCTLADIKYQLLELLVSIGFVPINLPKRQPNVDKIVEITGFELNINNDNYKLLQGLLCAALYPNVVKVFTPEKSFQIQSAGAVPIQPKPEELRFQTKNDGFVSIHPSSVNFHVGYFPSPYLVFQEKVKTSKIFIKEVSMVPILPLILFSDYELKIELHNGIFIVSLEDDWILFSVESHRVAQLLQRIRIELVELLEQKMKEPLLNLLNHQNGKKIIQTIVNVVTRE, encoded by the exons atgaatcatactgatattgaattaatgaacGATGTTATATTAGAAGAAAGacatgtaaaaagaaataacac GAACGTCtcagcaaaaaataaaaataaaaataataacccACATATTTCAAGCAAACTTAAAGTAGAATTACAAACTTTAAGAATATCAGAAGAATCTGaacaacaattatataatactttaaaacatatttatggTTCT AGTTTTAAACTTTCTGATGCatcagaatttgaaaataaaagatccaATTTAGGCAAACAATATTGGATGGAAAggggaaatttaattatcaaaggaATAGTTgattattcttctaaaaataataaacctaAAACTGAAGAACAAATTAGTAGACAATTTGCAACATCTAAACTTAAAAGTTATGG cttTCATCATTCACATTGTATGGAAGCATTAATACATACAGAAGGTGATGTAGGAAAAGCTTtagaagtattattttataaatattatgaattggaaaatatagtaaaaaataagataccTGATGATATTGAAacaatagaattattagaaaaaagaaatgaagaaaggGAAGCACTTGAATCTATTTATGGGAACATGTttactgaaaaaataaaaaatcaaatttggaTTGTACAAGTTAAATTGGATTATTTAGTAAGAAATGATGAAATAGAAGAAGagattgaaagaattaaacaaaaacaagagaaagaaaaagaaaaagaaatttgcagattatttattcataaaaaatgtaGATTTGGAAATAAATGTAGATTTTTACATCAACAaccacaaataataaaaatgcctGAAAGAGAAGATCCATATTTTACTTTAGAAATAAGATTTCCTGaag atTGTAAATATCCTTATGAACcaccttatttttatttttataaaaatgatggtATATTTCCaagtataaattgtttaagaaTAGGAAAAAGATTATATGATGAAGCATTATTAATATCTGCAGATGGAACACcttctattttttcaataatatctcttttagaaaatgaatatgatataaaaaaatatttagaagaaaataaaaaacaatttatagatCAAAATGAATTACTATTTCAAAAACAACCAGAAAATGAAGATGAAACAAATATAGCTACACATTATGAATTAGGATCTATTcacagaaaaaatagaaataatattagttgggaagaaatattaaaagaagataatctaattgaaaaaaattttaaagaaaaacagacaaattcaagatataaaaaaatgaaagaaattagaGAAACGCTGCCAGCATGGAcaaaaatagatgaaattttagaactaatacataaaaatcaaGTTACTATAATTTCAGGTGAAACAGGATGTGGCAAAAGTACacaa gtaccacaatttttattagatgatTGGATTTGTAATAGGTCCAAATCTAAAGaacatgttaatataatatgtacacAACCTCGAAGAATAAGTGCAATAGGAGTAGCAGAAAGAGTTGCAACAGAAAGAAATGAATGTATAGGTGATATAGTAGGATATCAAATACGAttagaaagtaaaatttctaatagaaCTAGATTAACATTTTGTACAACTGGAATTTTATTGCAAAGATTTTCTATGAATCCAGAATTAACAGATGTTACACATATTATTGTAGATGAAGTCCATGAAAGAAGTGCAGAAAG tgatTTCTTATTGATGCTCTTAAAAGAGTTATTACATAAaagatcaaatttgaaaataatacttatgAGTGCAACACTTAAAAGTGAGATATTTTCCTCATATTTTAAAGGAGCTCCTGTTTTATGCATTCCAGGAAAAACATTTCCTGtagaacgaatttttttagaagatatttttgagaaaacaaattatgttcttgaagaaaattcgaaatttacacGAAAAATTAAAGGTGATTGGATGCAATTACAGATTGATTTAGAAACTGCACAGATTGAAGGGCTTTCTGCTCCTATACCTAAGGAATCTattgaagatgaaaatttatcactaATGCAACTTGTCAGTAGATATCAGGCTTACAATAAGCAaacacataaaaatttatatgttatggattatgataaaattaattttgaacttATTGAGACAATATTAGAATGGATTACTTTTGGTGAACATAATTATCCTAAAACAGGCTCCATTTTA ATATTTTTACCTGGATTTGCTGAAATTATTGCACTAAAAGATCGATTGAATGACAATAAATTTCTCTCACCAAAGActggaaaatttatcattataccATTACATTCATCTTTATCGAATGAAGAACAAAACTTAGTTtttaagaaaagtaaaaatgtcagaaaaattgtattaagcACAAATATAGCTGAAACTTCCATCACTATTGATGATTGTGTTTTTGTAATTGATAGTGGCAAAATGAAAGAAACtagatttaattcaaatcaaaacaTGGAAAGTTTAGAAACGTGTTGGGTATCACGTGCAAATGCATTACAAAGAAAAGGTCGTGCTGGACGTGTAATGTCTGGAATATGCTTTCATTTATATACTTCatacaa atttaaatatcatttcacaGCACAACCAGTACCTGAAATATTACGAATTCCTTTAGAaccattattattacgtatacAACTTTTACATATAGgaaaaaagattgatttacataaaattttga gTAAAATGCTAGAACCACCaacagaagaaaatattaatagtgcAATTAAACGTTTACAAGATGTTGGAGCATTTAATTCCGAATGTACATTAACACCATTAGGCCATCATCTTGCAACACTGCCTGTAAATGtacgaattggaaaattaatattatttggaaCAATTTTTTGTTGTCTTGATTCTGCACTCACCATTGCAGCTTGTTTATCTCATAAAAATCCATTTACTATTCCTTTTGAAAAAAGACACGAAATTGatgcaaaaaaagaattttttactgCTAATTCTGATCAATTAACCATTCTTAAAGCATATAAG AAATGGTTAGAAGCATATACACGCAACAGTAATGCAGGTCAAGCTTTTGCAAATGAAAACTATCTATCAATGCGTACACTATGTACTTTGgcagatataaaatatcagttattagaattattggtTTCAATTGGATTTGTTCCTATTAATTTGCCCAAACGACAGCCAAATGTTGATAAGATTGTAGAAATTACTGGATTTGaacttaatatcaataatgataattataaacttcTTCAAGGTTTACTTTGTGCAGCTCTATATCCTAATGTGGTAAAAGTTTTTACAccagaaaaatcttttcaaattcaatctgCTGGAGCAGTTCCAATACAACCAAAACCTGAGGAATTAAGGTTTCAAACTAAAAATGATGGTTTTGTCAGTATCCATCCATCTTCTGTCAACTTTCATGTTGGCTATTTTCCTAGTCCATATTTAgtatttcaagaaaaagttaaaacaagtaaaatatttattaaagaagtaTCAATGGTACCAATTTtaccattaattttattttctgattatgaattaaaaatagaattacataatggaatatttattgtatcattAGAAGATGATTGGATTTTATTTAGTGTTGAATCTCATagg GTGGCACAACTTTtacaaagaataagaatagaatTAGTCGAATTATTGGAACAAAAAATGAAGGAGcctcttttaaatcttttgaatcatcaaaatggaaaaaaaattattcaaacaattGTAAATGTAGTCAccagagaataa
- the LOC411417 gene encoding uncharacterized protein LOC411417 isoform X1: MSFAGKVVLITGASSGIGAATAIHFSKLDALLSITGRNVQKLNEIADQCKSNKPLIIPGDLTNETDVQNIIKSTIKHYGKLDILINNAGILENGSIENTSLEQYDRIFNINVRSIYHLTMLAVPHIIQTKGNIVNVSSVVGLRSFPGVLSYCMSKSAIDQFTRCVAVELAPKQVRVNAVNPGVITTNLHRNSGMSDEELKNFYEHCKNTHALGRSGDVNEVAKAIAYLASDDASFITGVTLSIDGGRHVMCPR; this comes from the exons ATGTCATTTGCAGGAAAAGTTGTATTAATAACTGGAGCTAGTTCTGGCATTGGAGCAGCAACTGctatacatttttcaaaacttgATGCATTACTATCAATAACAGGTCGtaatgtacaaaaattaaatgaaatagctGATCAATGTAAATCTAATAAACCATTAATTATACCTGGAGATTTGACTAATGAAACTgatgttcaaaatattattaaatctactATTAAACATTATGGTAAATTagatattctaattaataatgctGGTATATTAGAAAATGGCAGCATAGAAAATACTTCATTAGAACAATATGAtag aatttttaatataaatgtacgttcaatatatcatttaacaaTGTTGGCTGTTCCACATATAATACAAACTAAAGGTAATATTGTGAATGTATCAAGTGTAGTTGGATTAAGATCTTTCCCAGGAGTTTTATCATATTGTATGAGTAAATCAGCAATTGATCAATTTACACGATGTGTGGCTGTTGAACTTGCACCAAAAcaa gtaAGAGTTAATGCTGTAAATCCTGGTGTAATAACAACAAATCTTCATAGAAATAGTGGAATGTCagatgaagaattaaaaaacttcTATGAGCATTGTAAAAATACTCATGCTCTTGGTCGATCAGGAGATGTTAATGAAGTTGCAAAAGCAATTGCATATTTGGCAAGTGATGATGCTAGTTTTATTACAGGTGTAACTTTATCTATTGATGGAGGAAGACATGTTATGTGCCCtcgttaa
- the LOC552134 gene encoding riboflavin kinase codes for MCTKNLSYFLSGSVVRGFGRGSKALGIPTANLEDNVVENLPNDFNTGIYYGWASIDGQIYKMVASIGWNPFYKNKKKTVELHLIHTFENDFYGKQIKAIFVGYIRPEKNFTSEEELIKAIKTDIAFAEEQLQKPDMIAYKYNQFFKE; via the exons ATGTGTACTAAAAACCTATCGTATTTTTTATCGGGATCGGTAGTTAGAGGCTTTGGCAGAGGTTCTAAAGCTTTGGGAATACCTACGG caaaTCTTGAAGATAACGTAGTAGAAAATTTACctaatgattttaatactgGAATTTATTATGGATGGGCTTCTATAGAtggacaaatttataaaatggttGCCAGTATTGGTTGGAatccattttataaaaataaaaaaaagactgtg gaaCTACATCTAATACATACATTTGAAAATGACTTTTATGGAAAACAAATTAAAGCCATTTTTGTGGGATATATACGaccagaaaaaaattttacttctgaag agGAATTAATTAAAGCAATAAAAACTGATATTGCATTTGCTGAAGAACAATTACAAAAGCCTGATATGATcgcttataaatataatcaattttttaaagaataa